The following coding sequences are from one Dehalococcoidia bacterium window:
- the lepB gene encoding signal peptidase I, whose amino-acid sequence MALHLLGGVRVAVVGQSMHPTLRDGDRLLVSRMAYRRRRPRRGEIVLLRAGAGGARNPESIKRIVGLPHERVQVVAGEVHLDGRSLPEPYLARPASEAERAMRAAALALRPPCEWRLGADEYIVLGDNRARSTDSRAFGPLRRRDIVGRAWYRYAPRGRAGRPG is encoded by the coding sequence GTGGCTCTGCACCTCCTCGGGGGCGTGCGCGTTGCCGTCGTCGGTCAGAGTATGCACCCCACGCTGCGCGACGGCGACCGGCTGCTGGTGAGCCGAATGGCCTACCGGCGGCGGCGGCCACGGCGCGGGGAGATCGTGCTGCTGCGGGCCGGGGCGGGCGGCGCCCGCAACCCCGAGTCTATCAAACGGATCGTTGGCCTGCCACACGAACGGGTGCAGGTAGTTGCCGGAGAAGTACACCTCGACGGCCGCTCGCTGCCAGAGCCGTACCTGGCCCGGCCTGCGAGCGAAGCCGAACGCGCGATGCGGGCCGCGGCGCTCGCGCTCAGGCCGCCGTGCGAGTGGCGGCTCGGCGCAGACGAGTACATCGTCCTGGGCGACAACCGCGCCCGCAGCACCGACAGCCGTGCCTTCGGCCCGCTGCGCCGCCGTGACATTGTAGGGAGAGCCTGGTATCGCTACGCGCCGCGCGGGCGTGCGGGGCGGCCGGGTTAG
- the sodN gene encoding superoxide dismutase, Ni — translation MSVLDRALRLADRVRAPREAHAHCDIPCGIYDPHMAQVAALTVVRMVQLIEALPAPAGGDKAAMDTYGMQVSRYTAVKEEHAKICEHELVILWSDYFKPEHVEKHPNLHDTFWKATKLTSTVKQAVNMDASQQLLAACQQIAEIFWDTKGVKTRRQASNQGAAGGEFVYPTT, via the coding sequence ATGTCTGTCCTGGATCGAGCCCTGCGGTTGGCAGACCGCGTGCGGGCGCCGCGCGAGGCCCACGCCCATTGTGACATTCCCTGCGGCATCTACGATCCGCACATGGCCCAGGTGGCGGCGCTCACCGTCGTGCGCATGGTGCAGCTGATCGAGGCGCTGCCCGCGCCCGCCGGCGGCGACAAGGCGGCGATGGACACCTACGGCATGCAGGTCTCGCGCTACACGGCGGTGAAGGAAGAGCACGCCAAGATCTGCGAGCACGAGCTGGTGATTCTCTGGAGCGACTACTTCAAGCCGGAGCACGTGGAGAAGCACCCCAACCTGCACGACACCTTCTGGAAGGCGACCAAGCTGACCTCGACCGTGAAGCAGGCCGTCAACATGGACGCCTCGCAGCAACTGCTGGCCGCCTGCCAGCAGATCGCCGAGATCTTCTGGGACACGAAGGGCGTGAAGACCAGGCGCCAGGCCAGCAACCAGGGCGCGGCCGGCGGCGAGTTCGTCTACCCGACCACGTAG